One Peromyscus leucopus breed LL Stock chromosome 4, UCI_PerLeu_2.1, whole genome shotgun sequence genomic region harbors:
- the Tfap2c gene encoding transcription factor AP-2 gamma isoform X3, translating into MGRPDRHDASSNGNPRIPHLSSAGQHLYSPAPPLSHTGVAEYQPPPYFPPPYQQLAYPQSGDPYSHLGEAYAAAINPLHQPAPTGSQQQAWPGRQSQEGASLASHHGRPAGLIPHISGLEGGAVSARREAYRRSDLLLPHAHALEAAGLAENLGLHDMAHSIEENVDDPHLLLHDQTVIRKGPISMTKNPLGLPCQKDLVGAVMNPSEVFCSVPGRLSLLSSTSKYKVTVAEVQRRLSPPECLNASLLGGVLRRAKSKNGGRSLREKLDKIGLNLPAGRRKAAHVTLLTSLVEGEAVHLARDFAYVCEAEFPSKPVADYLTRPHLGGRNEMATRKSMLLAAQQVCKEFTDLLNQDRTPNGNNRPAPILETNIQNCLSHFSLITHGFGSQAICAAVSAVQNYIKEALITIDKSYMNPGDQSPADSNKTMEKIEKHRK; encoded by the exons ATGGGACGGCCG GATCGCCACGACGCGAGCAGCAATGGGAACCCGCGTATCCCCCACCTGTCTTCTGCCGGACAACACCTCTACAGCCCCGCGCCTCCTCTCTCGCACACCGGGGTTGCAGAGTACCAGCCGCCCCCCTACTTCCCGCCGCCGTACCAGCAGCTGGCATACCCGCAGTCCGGGGACCCTTACTCGCACCTGGGAGAGGCTTACGCTGCAGCCATCAACCCCCTGCACCAGCCTGCGCCCACCGGCAGCCAGCAGCAGGCCTGGCCGGGTCGGCAGAGCCAGGAGGGCGCCAGCCTGGCCTCGCACCACGGCCGCCCTGCTGGCCTGATACCCCACATTTCGGGGCTGGAAGGGGGTGCGGTGAGTGCCCGGCGGGAAGCCTACCGCCGATCTGACCTGCTGCTGCCTCACGCGCATGCCCTGGAAGCCGCCGGCCTGGCAGAAAACCTGGGGCTGCATGACATGGCTCACTCCATTGAAGAG AATGTGGACGACCCGCACCTGCTTCTGCACGATCAGACTGTCATTCGCAAAG GACCCATTTCAATGACCAAGAACCCTTTGGGCCTCCCGTGCCAGAAGGACCTGGTGGGAGCAGTCATGAACCCCAGCGAGGTCTTCTGCTCGGTGCCTGGAAGACTGTCCCTGCTCAGCTCCACGTCTAAGTACAAAGTGACGGTGGCTGAGGTACAGAGGCGACTGTCACCACCCGAATGCCTAAATGCCTCGCTCCTGGGAGGTGTGCTTAGAAG AGCAAAATCCAAAAATGGAGGCCGGTCCCTGCGGGAAAAGTTGGACAAAATTGGGTTGAACCTTCCAGCTGGGAGACGGAAAGCTGCCCATGTCACTCTGCTCACGTCTCTCGTGGAAG GCGAAGCCGTCCACTTGGCCCGGGACTTCGCCTATGTGTGTGAGGCTGAGTTTCCCAGTAAACCAGTGGCTGACTATTTAACCAGACCTCATCTTGGGGGACGAAATGAGATGGCCACGAGGAAGAGTATGCTGCTGGCCGCACA GCAAGTGTGCAAAGAGTTCACAGACCTTCTCAATCAAGACCGAACACCCAACGGGAACAACAGGCCGGCCCCGATCTTGGAGACCAACATACAGAACTGCTTGTCTCACTTCAGTCTGATAACTCACGGCTTCGGCAGCCAGGCCATCTGCGCTGCGGTGTCTGCAGTTCAGAATTACATCAAGGAGGCTTTGATCACCATCGACAAGTCCTATATGAACCCTGGAGACCAGAGTCCTGCTGATTCCAACAAGACGATGGAGAAAATAGAAAAGCACCGGAAATAA
- the Tfap2c gene encoding transcription factor AP-2 gamma isoform X1: MLWKITDNVKYEEDCEDRHDASSNGNPRIPHLSSAGQHLYSPAPPLSHTGVAEYQPPPYFPPPYQQLAYPQSGDPYSHLGEAYAAAINPLHQPAPTGSQQQAWPGRQSQEGASLASHHGRPAGLIPHISGLEGGAVSARREAYRRSDLLLPHAHALEAAGLAENLGLHDMAHSIEENVDDPHLLLHDQTVIRKGPISMTKNPLGLPCQKDLVGAVMNPSEVFCSVPGRLSLLSSTSKYKVTVAEVQRRLSPPECLNASLLGGVLRRAKSKNGGRSLREKLDKIGLNLPAGRRKAAHVTLLTSLVEGEAVHLARDFAYVCEAEFPSKPVADYLTRPHLGGRNEMATRKSMLLAAQQVCKEFTDLLNQDRTPNGNNRPAPILETNIQNCLSHFSLITHGFGSQAICAAVSAVQNYIKEALITIDKSYMNPGDQSPADSNKTMEKIEKHRK, from the exons ATGTTGTGGAAAATAACAGATAATGTCAAGTATGAAGAGGATTGCGAG GATCGCCACGACGCGAGCAGCAATGGGAACCCGCGTATCCCCCACCTGTCTTCTGCCGGACAACACCTCTACAGCCCCGCGCCTCCTCTCTCGCACACCGGGGTTGCAGAGTACCAGCCGCCCCCCTACTTCCCGCCGCCGTACCAGCAGCTGGCATACCCGCAGTCCGGGGACCCTTACTCGCACCTGGGAGAGGCTTACGCTGCAGCCATCAACCCCCTGCACCAGCCTGCGCCCACCGGCAGCCAGCAGCAGGCCTGGCCGGGTCGGCAGAGCCAGGAGGGCGCCAGCCTGGCCTCGCACCACGGCCGCCCTGCTGGCCTGATACCCCACATTTCGGGGCTGGAAGGGGGTGCGGTGAGTGCCCGGCGGGAAGCCTACCGCCGATCTGACCTGCTGCTGCCTCACGCGCATGCCCTGGAAGCCGCCGGCCTGGCAGAAAACCTGGGGCTGCATGACATGGCTCACTCCATTGAAGAG AATGTGGACGACCCGCACCTGCTTCTGCACGATCAGACTGTCATTCGCAAAG GACCCATTTCAATGACCAAGAACCCTTTGGGCCTCCCGTGCCAGAAGGACCTGGTGGGAGCAGTCATGAACCCCAGCGAGGTCTTCTGCTCGGTGCCTGGAAGACTGTCCCTGCTCAGCTCCACGTCTAAGTACAAAGTGACGGTGGCTGAGGTACAGAGGCGACTGTCACCACCCGAATGCCTAAATGCCTCGCTCCTGGGAGGTGTGCTTAGAAG AGCAAAATCCAAAAATGGAGGCCGGTCCCTGCGGGAAAAGTTGGACAAAATTGGGTTGAACCTTCCAGCTGGGAGACGGAAAGCTGCCCATGTCACTCTGCTCACGTCTCTCGTGGAAG GCGAAGCCGTCCACTTGGCCCGGGACTTCGCCTATGTGTGTGAGGCTGAGTTTCCCAGTAAACCAGTGGCTGACTATTTAACCAGACCTCATCTTGGGGGACGAAATGAGATGGCCACGAGGAAGAGTATGCTGCTGGCCGCACA GCAAGTGTGCAAAGAGTTCACAGACCTTCTCAATCAAGACCGAACACCCAACGGGAACAACAGGCCGGCCCCGATCTTGGAGACCAACATACAGAACTGCTTGTCTCACTTCAGTCTGATAACTCACGGCTTCGGCAGCCAGGCCATCTGCGCTGCGGTGTCTGCAGTTCAGAATTACATCAAGGAGGCTTTGATCACCATCGACAAGTCCTATATGAACCCTGGAGACCAGAGTCCTGCTGATTCCAACAAGACGATGGAGAAAATAGAAAAGCACCGGAAATAA
- the Tfap2c gene encoding transcription factor AP-2 gamma isoform X2: MSFQLLRDRHDASSNGNPRIPHLSSAGQHLYSPAPPLSHTGVAEYQPPPYFPPPYQQLAYPQSGDPYSHLGEAYAAAINPLHQPAPTGSQQQAWPGRQSQEGASLASHHGRPAGLIPHISGLEGGAVSARREAYRRSDLLLPHAHALEAAGLAENLGLHDMAHSIEENVDDPHLLLHDQTVIRKGPISMTKNPLGLPCQKDLVGAVMNPSEVFCSVPGRLSLLSSTSKYKVTVAEVQRRLSPPECLNASLLGGVLRRAKSKNGGRSLREKLDKIGLNLPAGRRKAAHVTLLTSLVEGEAVHLARDFAYVCEAEFPSKPVADYLTRPHLGGRNEMATRKSMLLAAQQVCKEFTDLLNQDRTPNGNNRPAPILETNIQNCLSHFSLITHGFGSQAICAAVSAVQNYIKEALITIDKSYMNPGDQSPADSNKTMEKIEKHRK, from the exons ATGAGTTTCCAGTTGCTAAGG GATCGCCACGACGCGAGCAGCAATGGGAACCCGCGTATCCCCCACCTGTCTTCTGCCGGACAACACCTCTACAGCCCCGCGCCTCCTCTCTCGCACACCGGGGTTGCAGAGTACCAGCCGCCCCCCTACTTCCCGCCGCCGTACCAGCAGCTGGCATACCCGCAGTCCGGGGACCCTTACTCGCACCTGGGAGAGGCTTACGCTGCAGCCATCAACCCCCTGCACCAGCCTGCGCCCACCGGCAGCCAGCAGCAGGCCTGGCCGGGTCGGCAGAGCCAGGAGGGCGCCAGCCTGGCCTCGCACCACGGCCGCCCTGCTGGCCTGATACCCCACATTTCGGGGCTGGAAGGGGGTGCGGTGAGTGCCCGGCGGGAAGCCTACCGCCGATCTGACCTGCTGCTGCCTCACGCGCATGCCCTGGAAGCCGCCGGCCTGGCAGAAAACCTGGGGCTGCATGACATGGCTCACTCCATTGAAGAG AATGTGGACGACCCGCACCTGCTTCTGCACGATCAGACTGTCATTCGCAAAG GACCCATTTCAATGACCAAGAACCCTTTGGGCCTCCCGTGCCAGAAGGACCTGGTGGGAGCAGTCATGAACCCCAGCGAGGTCTTCTGCTCGGTGCCTGGAAGACTGTCCCTGCTCAGCTCCACGTCTAAGTACAAAGTGACGGTGGCTGAGGTACAGAGGCGACTGTCACCACCCGAATGCCTAAATGCCTCGCTCCTGGGAGGTGTGCTTAGAAG AGCAAAATCCAAAAATGGAGGCCGGTCCCTGCGGGAAAAGTTGGACAAAATTGGGTTGAACCTTCCAGCTGGGAGACGGAAAGCTGCCCATGTCACTCTGCTCACGTCTCTCGTGGAAG GCGAAGCCGTCCACTTGGCCCGGGACTTCGCCTATGTGTGTGAGGCTGAGTTTCCCAGTAAACCAGTGGCTGACTATTTAACCAGACCTCATCTTGGGGGACGAAATGAGATGGCCACGAGGAAGAGTATGCTGCTGGCCGCACA GCAAGTGTGCAAAGAGTTCACAGACCTTCTCAATCAAGACCGAACACCCAACGGGAACAACAGGCCGGCCCCGATCTTGGAGACCAACATACAGAACTGCTTGTCTCACTTCAGTCTGATAACTCACGGCTTCGGCAGCCAGGCCATCTGCGCTGCGGTGTCTGCAGTTCAGAATTACATCAAGGAGGCTTTGATCACCATCGACAAGTCCTATATGAACCCTGGAGACCAGAGTCCTGCTGATTCCAACAAGACGATGGAGAAAATAGAAAAGCACCGGAAATAA